The region GAACTTGAGCAGCCGATACGACTCGCCATTACCCAAGCCCGGACCTACGAGCAGGCCGCAGTGCGTAATTTCCCAGGATTCATAGCTTCGCGCCGAAACTATGACGTCGCTCGCGGCCTGAATAGCCAGGGCCAACCCAAAAGCGGCGTACTCGAACAATCCTGGCGCATAGGCGGCGCCAGCAGTGCAGAAATTCTCGCAATCCAGGCATTCGCCTCGGACGCGTCACTGACGCGCGTACGCGCCTCTACCCATGAAGTCTTCGACGAGCCCCTAGTGCCCGCCGATGCGACAATTTTCTATCAGGGGGACGACAGTGAACTCGGAAGAATCTGCAAATATGCAAGGTTGCGCGACTATGACCATCCATAGCGAATCAATTGAGATCCATGTCGATGATGAGTCGATTGCCGCCACTATCGTAAGCCCCAGCGACAAAGTACCCGGGATTCTATTTGTCCACGGCTGGGGAGGAAGCCAGCAACGTGACCTGGCACGCGCCAAGCAGATTACAGGTCTTGGCTGTGTGTGCATGACGTTCGACCTGCGCGGTCATGAAAAAACCGCAAGCCAGCGTCTGAGCGTTACCCGCGAGCAAAACCTGGCAGACCTGGTTGCAGCCTACGACAGATTGGTCAGTCACCCTGCGGTCGATACCAGTGCCATTGCAGTCATCGGCACCAGTTACGGCGGGTACCTGGCAACGCTGCTCACAGCACTGCGACCCATTAAATGGCTTGCACTGCGAGTACCGGCACTGTACTGGGACGATGAATGGACGATGCCCAAGCAGGGCCTGGACCGCCAGCGCTTGAACACCTATCGCCATCGCCCATTGGGGCCGGCCGATAATCGAGCGCTGGGGGCTTGCGCCGAGTTTGGTGGTGATGTGTTATTGGTCGAGTCGGAACAGGACGATTATGTGCCCCACAGCACGTTGATGAGCTACCGCTCTGCGTTCGTCAGCGCCCACTCATTGA is a window of Pseudomonas sp. DG56-2 DNA encoding:
- a CDS encoding S9 family peptidase — protein: MTIHSESIEIHVDDESIAATIVSPSDKVPGILFVHGWGGSQQRDLARAKQITGLGCVCMTFDLRGHEKTASQRLSVTREQNLADLVAAYDRLVSHPAVDTSAIAVIGTSYGGYLATLLTALRPIKWLALRVPALYWDDEWTMPKQGLDRQRLNTYRHRPLGPADNRALGACAEFGGDVLLVESEQDDYVPHSTLMSYRSAFVSAHSLTHRIVDGADHALSSDRSQKAYSSILSTWIAEMVIGARLDRYPHHSPWYS